The following are encoded together in the Budorcas taxicolor isolate Tak-1 chromosome 4, Takin1.1, whole genome shotgun sequence genome:
- the TRPV6 gene encoding transient receptor potential cation channel subfamily V member 6: protein MGLPLPKEKGHILCLWRKLCRWFQRQEPWAQRRDEQNLLQQKRIWESPLLLAAKENNIQALSKLLKYEACDVHQKGAVGETALHVAALYDNLEAAMVLMEAAPELVKEPMTSELYEGQTALHIAVMNQNVNLVKALLAHGASVSARATGSAFRLSPHNLIYFGEHPLSFAACMGSEEIVRLLIEHGADIRAQDSLGNTVLHILVLQPNKTFACQMYNLLLSYDRRGDHLQSLDLMLNHQGLTPFKLAGVEGNTVMFQNLMQKQKYIQWTCGPLTSTLYDLTEIDSSGEELSLLELIVTSKKREARQILDQTPVKELVTLKWKRYGRPYFCVLAATYLLYIVCFTVCCVYRPLKPRTDNETDPRDSTLYQQKPLQEAYVTRQDHLRLVGELVSVCGAIIILFIEITDIFRVGVSRSFGQTILGGPFHILFITYSCMVLVTMVMRLTNTNGEVVPMSFALVLGWCSVMYFARGFQMLGPFTIMIQKMIFGDLMRFCWLMAVVILGFASAFFIIFQTEDPNELGHFFNYPMALFSTFELFLTIIDGPANYDVDLPFMYSITYAAFAIIAALLMLNLLIAMMGDTHWRVAHERDELWRAQVVATTVMLEKKLPRCLWPRSGICGRKFGLGDRWFLRVEEKQDINQQRVRRYAQAFCHPGSEGNRERLWPGSPFGARLSLPTPSVSRSTSCSSINWERLRQGTLKRELRGVVNKALEDEEGWEYQI from the exons GATCTGGGAGTCTCCACTCTTGCTAGCCGCCAAAGAGAACAACATCCAGGCTCTGAGCAAGCTGCTCAAGTATGAGGCCTGTGATGTCCACCAGAAAG GAGCCGTGGGGGAGACAGCACTGCATGTGGCCGCCCTCTATGACAACCTGGAGGCCGCCATGGTGCTGATGGAGGCTGCCCCGGAGCTGGTCAAGGAGCCCATGACATCTGAGCTGTATGAAG GTCAGACGGCCCTGCACATAGCGGTCATGAACCAGAACGTGAACCTGGTGAAAGCCCTGCTCGCCCACGGGGCCAGCGTCTCTGCGAGGGCCACAGGCTCCGCCTTCCGCCTCTCTCCTCACAACCTCATCTACTTTG GGGAGCACCCTCTGTCCTTTGCCGCCTGCATGGGCAGCGAGGAGATTGTGAGGCTGCTCATTGAGCACGGCGCTGACATCCGGGCCCAGGACTCCCTGG GAAACACAGTGTTGCACATCCTCGTCCTCCAGCCCAACAAAACCTTTGCCTGCCAGATGTACAACCTGCTGCTGTCCTACGACAGGCGAGGGGACCACCTGCAGTCCCTGGACCTCATGCTCAATCACCAGGGCCTCACCCCCTTCAAGCTGGCCGGAGTGGAGGGCAACACTGTG ATGTTCCAGAACCTGATGCAGAAGCAGAAGTACATCCAGTGGACGTGTGGACCGCTGACCTCCACTCTCTACGACCTCACAGAAATCGACTCCTCGGGGGAGGAGCTATCCCTACTGGAACTTATCGTCACCTCCAAGAAGAGGGAG GCTCGCCAGATCCTAGACCAGACGCCAGTGAAGGAGCTGGTGACCCTCAAGTGGAAGAGATACGGGCGGCCGTACTTCTGTGTGCTGGCAGCCACGTACCTGCTGTACATCGTCTGCTTCACCGTGTGCTGTGTGTACCGCCCCCTCAAGCCCAGGACAGACAATGAAACTGACCCCCGGGACAGCACCCTCTACCAGCAGAAGCCACTTCAG GAGGCCTATGTGACCCGCCAGGACCACCTCCGACTGGTGGGGGAGCTGGTGAGCGTCTGTGGAGCCATCATCATCCTGTTCATAGAG ATTACAGACATCTTCCGAGTGGGGGTCAGTCGCTCCTTTGGACAGACCATCCTTGGAGGACCATTCCACATCCTCTT CATCACCTATTCCTGCATGGTGCTGGTGACTATGGTGATGCGGCTCACCAACACCAATGGGGAGGTGGTACCCATGTCCTTCGCCCTGGTGCTGGGCTGGTGCAGCGTCATGTACTTTGCGCGAGGATTCCAGATGCTGGGCCCCTTCACCATCATGATCCAGAAG ATGATTTTTGGCGATCTGATGAGATTCTGCTGGCTGATGGCTGTGGTCATCCTGGGCTTTGCCTCGG CCTTCTTTATCATCTTCCAGACAGAGGACCCCAATGAGCTGGGCCACTTCTTCAATTACCCCATGGCGCTGTTCAGCACCTTTGAGCTGTTCCTCACCATCATCGACGGCCCCGCCAACTACGACGTGGATCTGCCCTTCATGTACAGCATCACCTACGCTGCCTTCGCCATCATCGCTGCTTTGCTCATGCTCAACCTCCTCATCGCTATGATGGGAGACACTCACTGGCGTGTAGCCCACGAGCGGGATGAGCTCTGGAGGGCGCAG gTTGTAGCCAccactgtgatgctggagaagaagcTGCCGCGTTGCCTGTGGCCTCGCTCGGGGATCTGCGGGCGCAAGTTCGGGCTGGGGGACCGCTGGTTCCTGCG GGTGGAAGAGAAACAGGACATCAACCAGCAGCGTGTCCGGCGCTACGCCCAGGCCTTCTGCCACCCAGGCTCGGAGGGCAACAGGGAAAGACTGTGGCCGGGCAGCCCCTTCGGCGCCCGCCTGTCGCTTCCTACCCCCTCAGTGTCTCGAAGTACCTCCTGCAGCAGCATCAACTGGGAGAGGCTGCGGCAAGGGACCCTGAAGAGAGAGCTGAGGGGGGTGGTCAACAAGGCTCTGGAGGACGAGGAGGGCTGGGAGTACCAGATCTGA